A portion of the Moraxella ovis genome contains these proteins:
- a CDS encoding cell envelope integrity protein TolA, with protein MSSAASDQQSVNIQPARLTKSTILIVILVTILVHLLAILAMLSVKPVQPPKVNVLEAQILSQADTKRIRSVSSTVVQKTIHHNVGDQAEFQPIFRSSTPIKPTWQPIRDIQQPSHPPVYEYEHIEHPPIDEAIMTYDTQGSASIDTPTVQESTTQKTTPSADLKQAASAATARIIMAWERYNDTGGKKIMVTIQLDNAGNVTGVRVGNGDQELASSATAAIYDSSPISEMAGLKNSLTIEFNSTQ; from the coding sequence ATGAGTAGCGCCGCTTCCGATCAACAGTCAGTCAATATTCAGCCTGCAAGACTCACAAAATCCACCATTTTAATTGTCATCTTAGTGACGATATTGGTGCATTTGCTTGCAATCTTGGCGATGCTGTCGGTAAAGCCTGTCCAGCCGCCTAAGGTCAATGTTCTAGAAGCTCAAATTCTATCCCAAGCAGATACCAAGCGCATTCGTTCGGTAAGTAGCACAGTCGTTCAAAAAACCATTCATCATAATGTAGGCGACCAAGCAGAATTTCAACCGATATTCAGATCAAGCACACCCATCAAGCCGACATGGCAACCCATCCGAGACATTCAGCAGCCAAGCCACCCGCCTGTATATGAGTATGAACACATCGAGCATCCGCCCATTGATGAAGCCATAATGACTTATGATACACAAGGATCGGCATCCATCGATACACCAACTGTCCAAGAAAGCACTACGCAGAAGACCACGCCCAGCGCCGACCTAAAACAAGCCGCAAGTGCTGCCACAGCGCGCATCATCATGGCATGGGAAAGATATAATGACACAGGCGGTAAGAAAATCATGGTCACGATACAGCTTGATAATGCAGGTAATGTCACGGGCGTTCGTGTTGGCAATGGCGATCAGGAGCTTGCCTCGAGTGCTACGGCGGCCATCTATGACAGCTCACCAATTAGCGAGATGGCAGGACTTAAAAATTCTCTGACCATTGAATTCAACAGCACTCAATAA
- the hrpA gene encoding ATP-dependent RNA helicase HrpA, with the protein MNNLPILAKDQYYLSRLAREIKHAHAEDKTKKQARFDEITQRSREIVQARIDNIPTNLTELLNQDLPVTREADTLIQAIKDHQVIIVAGETGSGKTTQLPKLAMLAGRGITGQIGHTQPRRLAARSVAGRISEELGESLGKTVSFKVRFTEEGGQHSIVKLMTDGILLAELGSDRFLTRYDTIIIDEAHERSLNIDFILGYLKSLLPKRPDLKVIITSATLDTQRFADYFAKDGKPAPVFSVEGRSYPVEVRYRPLTDQIIASHDDDAFDEAEDNLPRALTAAVAECLDDAAKKGHPHQADILIFASTEAEIRELQDILTTYAPLHTEVLPLFARQSFAEQQRIFAPSGKGRRIIIATNVAETALTVPNIRYVIDLGFARISRYNYRSRIQRLPIEAISQAAANQRKGRCGRIGDGVCIRLYSEEDFNARPEFTEPEILRTNLASVILQMARLNLGDVAEFDFITPPDFRLVNDGKKLLLELGAIHDEPTKTAIKKRKNTPSSLTKIGQLMAKMPIDPRLARMLVAGDHFDCLADMLIIVSALAVQDVRERPMNRQAQADQKHALFRRDNSDFLFYLELYQALFGLHETNDNQLLSSNARRNFAKKHYLSFTRIREWQKTHEQLSAMMEELGFEIKKPADQDSKDTPKIDTKKGTRLSLNKKGIKKTKGVSLNALKSISANGVPDKAAIQYANIHRALLTALLSFVAHKTDTPGEYLMARSQKARIFPASTLHKKGIDWLMAFEVVETSQVYMRCNAKIEPEWIVSTAADLLKYHYFEPHWSKKTGRVRAYMQISLFGLIVVAKELTNYEPVDIEHAREIFIRDALVGDNYGFNAKFLTHNTAKIKDVERIEDKLRRRDLLVDEERLYQFYHQQIPNHIASRKAFEEFYHEKASDNPNFLFFEDDDVLNENINANQDFPETWQLGGVKLPLSYVFDPSSDDDGVTVRVPIKALSQIDPVALLWGVAGWRYELVLQLLKTLPKELRRQIVPIPDTTNKIFDKLNADSGVGLLNQLSDNLLRLGVRVSPNDFDPTKVDNYLRPLICVVDDKNHIIEKSRDLERLKARHTTTIRQEVMVEEGLHHALPEHFNFVRNKHTSGVVMQEFSALKADKAGTAVSIAQFTELKSALSMHKQGVLALIKSKLGAKQKQLTSQVDKTFKLAFAPLGDLEKLKAIVVDATLQACFYDHAPRFIDSSSEDARQHIGALIDDETSWLVEHLPFDADEFNVTRDKILSEFLLTGQGVLKILKDIYTAWQTARGKLLMLDNEIFGESIEDVEDQLDDLALSDFVYRTDVMRWREYPRYLQALNTRLDRLTHNLDADLDGVYLLDVHMERLANRVHDPKIAEYRWLIEEYRINLFAQPMKTKSPVSTKRLEKLWANLNTK; encoded by the coding sequence ATGAATAATTTACCCATATTAGCCAAAGATCAATACTATCTAAGCAGACTTGCCAGAGAAATAAAGCACGCCCACGCCGAAGACAAAACAAAAAAACAAGCACGGTTCGATGAGATCACACAGCGCTCACGCGAGATCGTGCAGGCGCGCATCGATAATATTCCTACCAATCTGACTGAGCTTTTGAATCAAGATCTGCCGGTAACCAGAGAGGCGGACACACTCATTCAAGCCATTAAAGATCATCAAGTCATCATCGTCGCAGGCGAGACAGGTTCGGGCAAGACAACTCAGCTGCCCAAACTTGCCATGCTGGCTGGTCGCGGCATCACAGGGCAAATCGGACATACGCAGCCAAGACGTCTGGCGGCGCGCTCGGTGGCAGGGCGTATCAGTGAGGAGCTGGGCGAGAGTCTGGGTAAGACAGTGAGCTTTAAGGTGAGGTTCACCGAAGAGGGCGGTCAGCACAGCATCGTTAAGCTGATGACGGATGGTATTTTGCTCGCTGAGCTTGGCTCGGACAGGTTCTTAACGCGTTATGATACCATCATCATCGATGAGGCGCATGAACGCAGTCTTAACATCGATTTTATTTTGGGTTATCTAAAGAGTCTGCTGCCAAAGCGCCCAGACCTAAAAGTCATCATCACGTCTGCCACGCTAGATACGCAGCGATTTGCTGATTATTTTGCCAAGGATGGCAAACCTGCGCCTGTATTTAGCGTCGAAGGGCGCAGTTACCCTGTGGAGGTGCGTTATCGTCCTTTGACCGATCAGATCATAGCCAGCCATGACGACGATGCCTTTGATGAGGCTGAGGATAATCTGCCCAGAGCTTTGACAGCTGCAGTGGCTGAATGCTTAGATGATGCCGCCAAAAAAGGCCATCCGCATCAGGCGGACATCCTAATTTTTGCCAGTACAGAAGCTGAGATTCGAGAGCTTCAAGACATTTTGACCACGTATGCGCCACTGCACACCGAAGTTTTGCCGCTTTTTGCTCGTCAGAGTTTTGCTGAGCAGCAGAGAATCTTTGCGCCATCTGGTAAGGGTCGGCGCATCATCATTGCCACCAACGTCGCAGAGACCGCCTTGACTGTGCCGAACATTCGCTACGTCATTGATTTGGGTTTTGCGCGTATCAGCCGTTATAACTATCGTTCACGCATCCAAAGACTGCCCATCGAAGCCATTAGTCAGGCAGCGGCTAATCAGCGTAAAGGTCGCTGCGGTCGTATCGGTGATGGTGTGTGTATCCGCTTGTATTCTGAAGAGGATTTTAATGCGCGCCCTGAGTTTACTGAGCCTGAGATTCTGCGCACCAATTTGGCAAGTGTGATTTTGCAGATGGCGCGGTTGAACTTGGGCGATGTGGCTGAATTTGATTTCATTACACCACCGGATTTTCGTTTGGTGAATGATGGCAAGAAGCTACTGCTTGAACTCGGGGCGATCCATGATGAGCCAACCAAAACCGCCATCAAAAAACGCAAAAACACCCCAAGTAGTCTAACCAAAATCGGTCAGCTGATGGCGAAGATGCCGATCGATCCGCGCCTTGCTAGAATGCTGGTCGCAGGTGATCATTTTGACTGCTTGGCGGACATGCTTATCATCGTATCTGCGCTGGCAGTGCAGGACGTGCGTGAGCGCCCGATGAATAGACAAGCCCAAGCCGACCAAAAACATGCCTTATTCCGCCGTGATAATTCTGATTTTTTGTTTTATTTAGAGCTGTATCAGGCGTTGTTTGGATTGCATGAGACTAATGATAACCAGCTGCTTAGCAGCAATGCAAGGCGAAATTTTGCCAAAAAGCATTATCTTAGCTTTACACGCATCCGTGAATGGCAAAAAACCCATGAACAGCTATCTGCGATGATGGAAGAATTGGGCTTTGAAATCAAAAAGCCCGCAGATCAAGATTCTAAAGATACACCAAAAATCGACACAAAAAAAGGTACACGTCTATCATTAAATAAAAAAGGCATCAAAAAGACCAAGGGTGTCAGCCTAAACGCGCTAAAATCTATCAGTGCCAATGGTGTGCCTGATAAAGCCGCGATTCAATACGCCAATATCCACCGCGCATTATTAACCGCGCTTTTGTCCTTTGTGGCGCATAAGACTGACACGCCGGGTGAATATCTCATGGCGCGCAGCCAAAAGGCGCGAATCTTTCCTGCCAGCACCCTGCACAAAAAAGGCATCGATTGGCTCATGGCGTTCGAGGTGGTGGAGACCTCTCAAGTGTACATGCGCTGCAATGCCAAGATTGAGCCTGAGTGGATTGTCTCAACGGCGGCAGATCTTTTAAAATACCATTACTTTGAACCGCATTGGTCAAAAAAGACAGGGCGAGTGCGTGCCTATATGCAGATCAGCTTGTTTGGGCTGATTGTTGTTGCCAAAGAGCTGACCAACTATGAGCCTGTGGACATTGAGCACGCCAGAGAGATCTTTATCCGAGATGCGTTGGTGGGGGACAATTATGGTTTTAATGCCAAATTCCTAACGCATAACACCGCCAAAATCAAAGACGTGGAGCGCATCGAAGACAAGCTTCGTCGCCGAGATCTGTTGGTGGACGAAGAGCGGCTTTATCAATTTTATCATCAACAGATCCCTAACCATATCGCCAGTCGTAAGGCGTTTGAAGAATTTTATCATGAAAAAGCAAGCGACAATCCTAACTTCTTGTTCTTTGAAGATGACGATGTGCTCAATGAAAACATCAACGCCAATCAGGATTTTCCTGAGACATGGCAGCTGGGCGGGGTTAAGTTACCTTTGTCTTATGTCTTTGACCCAAGTTCAGACGATGATGGCGTGACTGTGCGCGTGCCGATCAAGGCGTTATCTCAGATTGACCCGGTGGCGCTCCTGTGGGGGGTTGCAGGTTGGCGCTATGAATTGGTGCTTCAGCTATTAAAAACGTTGCCCAAAGAGCTGCGCCGTCAAATCGTTCCAATCCCAGATACAACGAACAAGATTTTTGATAAATTAAATGCCGATAGCGGCGTAGGGCTACTAAATCAGCTGTCTGATAACCTGCTGCGTCTGGGCGTGCGTGTCAGCCCCAATGATTTTGATCCTACCAAAGTAGATAACTATCTAAGACCGCTCATCTGCGTGGTAGATGATAAGAATCACATCATCGAAAAAAGCCGAGACTTAGAGCGATTAAAAGCGCGCCACACCACAACCATTCGCCAAGAAGTGATGGTCGAAGAAGGCCTGCACCATGCACTCCCTGAGCATTTTAACTTTGTGCGTAATAAACACACTTCTGGTGTGGTCATGCAAGAATTCTCTGCATTAAAGGCGGACAAGGCAGGCACGGCGGTGTCGATTGCCCAATTTACCGAACTAAAATCCGCCCTTAGCATGCATAAGCAGGGCGTGCTGGCGCTCATCAAATCAAAGCTTGGTGCCAAACAAAAGCAGCTCACCAGTCAGGTGGATAAGACATTTAAATTGGCGTTCGCACCACTTGGCGACCTTGAGAAGCTAAAAGCCATCGTCGTTGATGCAACATTGCAGGCGTGTTTTTATGATCATGCGCCAAGATTCATCGACAGCTCCAGCGAGGATGCTCGTCAGCACATTGGTGCGCTTATTGATGATGAGACGTCTTGGTTGGTTGAGCATTTGCCTTTTGATGCTGATGAGTTTAACGTGACCCGAGATAAGATTTTGAGTGAATTTCTCTTAACAGGTCAAGGCGTCCTAAAAATTCTAAAAGACATCTATACCGCTTGGCAGACGGCGCGCGGTAAGCTGCTCATGCTAGATAATGAGATTTTTGGTGAGAGCATTGAGGATGTCGAGGATCAATTGGATGATTTGGCGTTGTCTGACTTTGTATATCGCACGGATGTCATGCGCTGGCGAGAATATCCGCGTTATCTGCAGGCACTAAACACCCGATTGGACCGCTTGACTCATAACTTAGATGCTGATCTTGATGGGGTGTATCTGCTTGATGTACACATGGAGCGACTCGCCAATCGTGTGCATGATCCTAAGATCGCCGAATATCGCTGGCTCATTGAAGAATATCGCATCAACCTATTCGCTCAGCCCATGAAGACAAAATCACCTGTATCCACTAAGCGGCTTGAGAAACTGTGGGCAAACTTAAACACAAAATAA
- a CDS encoding beta-ketoacyl-ACP synthase III — protein sequence MPIYLTATGLHTPKDKITNEELVASFNTYVDNYNRDNAAAIEAGKKVALQHSTAEFIEKASGIKSRYVIDKKGILDPKIMAPVFPARKLGEELSIMAEMGVDALQKALDTAGLKGEDLDGIICACSNFQRVYPAIAIEIQNAIGMKGGFAFDTNVACSAATFGIAQAAGMIKAGLGKCVAVVNVEITSAHLNWRNRDSHFIFGDIAAATIIEELDTPKGYEVLDCKLYTQFSANIKNEYGFMDRSEYLAAGQDIHADIKEPVTDKLFLQEGRKVFREVCPKVSEIISTHLAENNIDNQQVKRLWLHQANINMIDLILRTVMGKEADKAIAPIAITEYGNTSSASPMIAFHEHQDGVESGDLGVICSFGAGYSIGSVIVKKV from the coding sequence ATGCCAATTTATCTTACTGCAACAGGGCTGCACACCCCAAAAGACAAAATCACCAACGAAGAGCTCGTGGCGAGTTTTAACACCTATGTGGATAATTATAACCGTGATAATGCTGCTGCGATCGAAGCAGGTAAGAAAGTCGCGTTGCAGCATTCTACCGCTGAATTCATCGAAAAAGCATCAGGCATTAAGTCTCGCTATGTCATCGACAAAAAAGGCATTCTAGATCCTAAAATCATGGCGCCAGTTTTCCCTGCGCGCAAGTTGGGCGAAGAGCTGTCTATCATGGCGGAGATGGGTGTTGATGCACTCCAAAAAGCCCTAGATACTGCAGGACTTAAAGGCGAAGACTTAGATGGCATCATCTGCGCCTGTTCTAACTTTCAGCGCGTGTATCCAGCCATCGCCATCGAGATTCAAAACGCCATCGGCATGAAGGGTGGCTTTGCCTTTGACACCAATGTGGCGTGTAGTGCGGCGACTTTTGGTATTGCTCAGGCTGCTGGCATGATTAAGGCGGGTCTTGGTAAGTGTGTGGCGGTGGTGAACGTTGAGATTACCTCAGCTCATCTAAATTGGCGTAATCGTGACAGCCATTTCATCTTTGGTGACATCGCGGCAGCCACCATCATCGAAGAGCTAGACACACCAAAAGGCTATGAAGTACTCGACTGCAAGCTCTACACTCAGTTCTCAGCCAATATCAAAAACGAATACGGATTCATGGACAGAAGTGAATATCTGGCAGCAGGTCAAGACATTCATGCTGACATTAAAGAGCCTGTGACAGATAAGCTATTCTTACAAGAGGGACGTAAAGTATTCCGCGAGGTCTGCCCAAAAGTATCTGAAATCATCAGCACCCATTTGGCAGAAAACAACATTGATAATCAGCAAGTTAAGCGCCTATGGCTGCACCAGGCCAATATCAACATGATCGATCTAATCCTGCGTACTGTGATGGGCAAAGAGGCGGATAAAGCCATTGCGCCGATCGCCATTACCGAATATGGCAATACCAGTTCGGCAAGCCCGATGATCGCTTTCCATGAGCATCAAGATGGCGTTGAAAGTGGCGATCTTGGGGTGATTTGCTCATTTGGTGCAGGTTATTCGATCGGTTCTGTCATCGTGAAGAAAGTTTAA
- the trmA gene encoding tRNA (uridine(54)-C5)-methyltransferase TrmA — protein MNPQAYQAQLSAKIDRIQSQFAQFNPPTLEIYESLVSHFRQRAEFRIWHTEDDLFYAMFERNDSGNKSVARVDEFPIASRAINELMPILLNHLKADPLLSERLFEVHFLNTLHEQMLVTLIYHKKLGEQWQALASELADKLNIKLIGRSRGQKLVLSDDFVVEKMTVSIEGQDEDFYYQQIEGGFSQPNAYVCRYMLNFACDVADKISQNDQRDLLELYCGNGNFTLPLSKYFNRVLATELAKSSVNSAKWAIDHNDIQNIAIARLSAEEFSQAHNGEREFRRLAESDIDIKSYDFNTVFVDPPRAGIDDETLKILANFENIIYISCNPDTLFDNLQMLYHTHEIKRFALFDQFPYTHHIESGVWLVKRQSAF, from the coding sequence ATGAATCCTCAAGCCTACCAAGCCCAGTTGTCCGCTAAGATCGACCGCATTCAATCGCAGTTTGCGCAGTTTAACCCGCCAACCCTCGAGATCTATGAATCGCTTGTCAGTCATTTTCGTCAGCGTGCTGAATTTAGAATTTGGCACACCGAAGATGATTTGTTCTATGCGATGTTCGAGCGCAATGATTCGGGTAATAAAAGCGTCGCACGTGTGGATGAATTTCCCATAGCGAGCAGGGCGATTAATGAGCTGATGCCGATTTTACTTAATCATCTTAAAGCTGATCCGCTGCTGTCAGAGCGATTATTTGAAGTGCATTTTTTAAATACCTTGCACGAACAAATGCTGGTTACGCTCATCTACCACAAGAAGCTGGGCGAACAATGGCAAGCTTTGGCAAGCGAGTTGGCCGATAAATTAAACATCAAGCTCATCGGGCGTAGCCGCGGACAAAAATTAGTATTGTCCGATGATTTCGTCGTCGAGAAGATGACGGTGAGCATTGAGGGGCAAGACGAGGATTTTTATTATCAGCAGATTGAAGGTGGGTTTAGTCAGCCTAATGCTTATGTGTGCCGCTACATGCTGAATTTTGCTTGCGATGTAGCGGACAAAATCAGCCAAAATGACCAGAGGGATCTGCTGGAGTTGTACTGTGGCAATGGCAATTTTACCCTGCCATTGTCTAAATATTTTAATCGAGTGCTTGCCACTGAGCTGGCAAAATCGTCGGTAAACTCAGCCAAATGGGCGATTGACCATAACGACATCCAGAACATTGCCATCGCGCGTCTGTCTGCTGAAGAGTTCAGTCAGGCGCATAATGGCGAACGTGAATTTAGACGATTGGCCGAGAGCGATATCGATATCAAATCTTACGATTTTAATACTGTATTTGTTGATCCGCCGCGCGCAGGAATTGATGATGAGACGTTAAAGATTTTGGCGAATTTTGAGAATATTATTTATATCTCGTGCAATCCTGATACACTGTTCGATAATTTGCAGATGCTATATCACACGCATGAAATCAAGCGTTTTGCGTTATTTGATCAATTTCCCTACACGCATCACATCGAAAGCGGTGTTTGGCTTGTCAAGAGACAATCAGCATTCTAG
- a CDS encoding putative quorum-sensing-regulated virulence factor — protein sequence MNTSAHALILDTETTGTKDPHATEIAWLEIDTLLMPTGQHFNARFNPQKPIEYGASKVTGIYDEDVAECPPHTSFVMPQTTYLIGHHISYDLSVLKNAGVAISNIKPICTCILARKFFGELPKFGLGALLTHFYPDDRQTYEMHAHGAYFDVLFTHKVLMALNERIKADDFETLFLNCLPKTMPFGKHKGKEFKDIPPDYKQWLARQDIDIALKTALEC from the coding sequence ATGAATACTTCTGCCCATGCGCTGATTTTAGACACCGAGACCACAGGCACCAAAGACCCTCATGCCACCGAAATCGCATGGCTTGAGATTGACACGCTTCTTATGCCGACAGGTCAGCATTTTAACGCTCGGTTCAACCCTCAAAAACCCATCGAATATGGCGCCAGCAAAGTCACCGGCATCTATGATGAAGACGTTGCAGAATGCCCGCCCCACACCAGTTTTGTCATGCCACAGACCACCTATCTCATCGGTCATCACATCAGTTATGATCTCAGTGTTCTCAAAAATGCAGGGGTTGCTATATCAAACATCAAGCCGATTTGTACCTGCATACTGGCGCGGAAATTTTTTGGTGAGCTGCCCAAGTTTGGCCTTGGCGCGCTACTGACGCACTTTTATCCAGATGATAGGCAGACTTATGAGATGCACGCGCATGGGGCATATTTTGATGTGCTGTTTACCCATAAGGTGCTGATGGCGTTGAATGAGCGCATTAAAGCGGATGACTTTGAGACGCTGTTCTTGAATTGCCTGCCTAAGACCATGCCATTTGGCAAGCACAAAGGCAAAGAATTCAAAGACATACCGCCTGATTATAAGCAATGGCTTGCCAGACAAGACATTGATATTGCGCTAAAGACGGCGCTAGAATGCTGA
- the prfA gene encoding peptide chain release factor 1 has product MKESLRHRLDQMADRFEEVTALLSDPDTISDSKKFRALSVEHSDLSELVDAWGKFCQAEEDLATANEMLSDPDMKEMAEEEIDAAKAEIERLGDVLNILMLPKDPNDKATAFLEIRAGTGGDEAAIFSGDLFRMYQKYAQSQGWQVEVLSANEGEHGGYKEIITRVSGVGVYGRLKFESGAHRVQRVPATESQGRVHTSACTVAIMPEIELDDTVEINPADLRIDTYRSSGAGGQHVNTTDSAVRITHIPTGVVAECQQERSQHANKDKAMKMLVAKIQQAKVQAQIDQTSDMRRNLVGSGDRSERIRTYNFPQGRMTDHRINLTLYKLDAIMEGDLGELLDALLREHQADLMASVGGE; this is encoded by the coding sequence ATGAAAGAGAGCCTACGCCACCGCCTAGACCAAATGGCGGACAGATTTGAAGAAGTGACTGCCTTATTATCTGACCCTGACACGATCAGCGACAGTAAGAAATTCCGTGCCTTGTCGGTTGAGCATAGCGATTTGTCCGAGCTTGTGGACGCTTGGGGAAAGTTTTGCCAAGCTGAAGAAGACCTAGCAACTGCGAATGAAATGCTGTCCGACCCTGACATGAAAGAGATGGCAGAAGAAGAGATTGATGCTGCCAAAGCTGAGATTGAGCGTCTGGGCGATGTGCTAAATATCCTAATGCTGCCCAAGGATCCCAACGACAAGGCGACCGCCTTTTTGGAAATTCGAGCAGGGACAGGGGGCGATGAAGCGGCGATATTTAGTGGCGATTTGTTCCGTATGTACCAAAAATATGCCCAAAGTCAAGGTTGGCAGGTGGAAGTCTTATCCGCTAACGAAGGCGAGCATGGTGGCTATAAGGAAATCATCACCCGAGTGTCGGGCGTGGGCGTGTATGGACGGCTTAAATTTGAAAGTGGGGCTCATCGGGTTCAGCGTGTGCCAGCCACCGAGTCGCAGGGACGTGTACATACGTCCGCTTGTACGGTTGCGATTATGCCTGAGATTGAGCTTGATGATACGGTTGAGATTAACCCTGCTGACCTACGCATTGACACCTATCGCTCAAGCGGGGCGGGCGGTCAGCACGTTAATACCACCGATTCTGCGGTGCGGATTACCCACATTCCCACAGGCGTGGTGGCCGAGTGCCAACAAGAACGCTCACAGCACGCCAACAAAGACAAGGCGATGAAAATGCTTGTCGCCAAAATCCAACAAGCCAAAGTCCAAGCCCAAATTGACCAAACCAGCGATATGAGACGAAATTTGGTGGGTTCAGGCGACCGCTCCGAACGTATCCGCACCTATAATTTCCCGCAAGGACGCATGACCGACCACCGTATCAATCTGACGCTTTATAAGTTAGATGCCATTATGGAAGGCGATTTGGGGGAATTATTGGATGCACTCTTGCGTGAACACCAAGCTGACCTAATGGCTAGCGTTGGTGGTGAGTAA
- a CDS encoding site-specific integrase, with translation MSKRVPKIAKVGNSYRIQTMINGKRYSATKASKQECIHWFELLNQELSLTNICLLELIELYRVRVLSKLKSGNRANSIISILVKEHTNLVTSTIADITPKHLAEWRDCRLMQVSEGSVLLEMSFLSCVFNYAVNELYILDSNPMSKVSKPSKAPPRNRRITPKEEQEILTWFRYNLGEEPDTCRKQVGWCFLFALQTAMRRGEILAMTSQHIYSTHVHIPNSKNGTSRDVVLNSTARLMLSKINPLEDRLFNIRLDNFNLLWRRMREQSGIHDLHFHDTRHEAISRMVRDLDIPVEKLAKITGHRDIKTLVNVYYNPTVDELASYFR, from the coding sequence ATGAGTAAAAGAGTCCCTAAGATTGCTAAGGTAGGTAATAGTTATCGTATTCAAACCATGATTAACGGTAAAAGATACTCTGCTACTAAAGCTTCTAAGCAAGAATGTATTCATTGGTTTGAATTGCTTAACCAAGAGCTGTCATTAACTAATATATGCTTATTAGAACTTATAGAGTTATATAGAGTACGGGTATTATCTAAACTTAAAAGTGGTAACAGGGCTAATAGTATCATTAGCATATTAGTAAAAGAGCACACTAATTTAGTTACTAGTACTATTGCAGATATTACACCAAAGCATTTAGCTGAATGGCGTGATTGTAGGTTAATGCAAGTATCAGAGGGCTCTGTCTTACTTGAGATGTCTTTTCTTTCATGTGTTTTTAATTATGCTGTCAATGAGTTATACATCTTAGATAGTAATCCAATGTCTAAAGTGTCTAAACCTAGTAAAGCACCACCAAGGAACAGAAGGATAACACCTAAAGAAGAGCAAGAGATACTTACTTGGTTTAGATATAATTTAGGGGAAGAGCCAGATACGTGCAGAAAGCAGGTAGGATGGTGTTTTCTATTTGCTTTACAAACAGCGATGCGTAGGGGTGAAATTCTTGCAATGACATCACAACATATATACAGTACTCACGTGCATATACCTAACAGTAAAAACGGTACAAGTAGGGATGTTGTGTTAAACAGCACTGCAAGACTTATGTTAAGTAAGATTAACCCCTTAGAAGATAGATTGTTTAATATTAGATTAGATAACTTTAATCTATTATGGAGGCGTATGAGAGAGCAGTCTGGTATTCATGATTTACATTTCCATGATACCAGACATGAAGCTATCTCAAGAATGGTCAGGGATTTAGATATTCCTGTGGAGAAGTTAGCAAAAATAACTGGACATAGAGACATCAAAACACTGGTAAATGTGTATTACAATCCAACAGTTGATGAACTAGCCAGTTACTTCAGGTAA